AGGCCACGACGCGACTGACCGCCGAGGCGCGCCTGGCCGAGCCGATCGACTGGGACTCGCTCACCGAGGGGCGCGACGTCGTGGTGAACATCGCCGTGCGCGACACCAAGGGCGACGAGGTGGTCCACTGCGACATCACCACCTGGGTCACGCCGGCCTGAGTTCCGCAGTCAGCGCAGCGCGTCGGCGATGACGAGCGCGGCCATCATGATCGTCGCGTGCGGGCCGCTGCCGACCTTCGGCAGGATCGAGCCGTCGACGACGCGCAGGCCGGACACACCGTCGAACCCACCCAGCCAGTCGGTCCGCTCGCCCATTGCGAGGCTCCCCCAGCCGTGCTGCGAAGTACCGACGACCGGCTCGACCCGAACCGATCCGTCGACGACGAAGTCGGCCATCGCCGGTGACGACAAGGCGCCGACCACCTGCTCCACCGCGTCGCCCACCGGGCCGATCGGCGCGAGGCGCACGCGGAGCCGATCACCGTCGAGCCGCAGCTCCCCGGCCTCCGCCGGGTACATCTGGGCCACCCCGACGGCCGGCGTCGACGACGGCACTCCGGCGATGAAGCGCGCGAAGTCGTCCGCGTAGAGGCGGATCTCGGCGTCGGCGGTGTGGACCACACTCGGGAGCAGGACCGGACACGACGCCGACGGCTGCTGCGGTCGGTACCGCACGAGGACCTCGCGGTGTTCGTAGACGGCCAGCGAACCCCCGACGATCCCCGAGCGCAGCAGCAGTTCCGCACTGCCGAGCGTGCCCGCGCACAGGATCACCTCTCCGGCCCGCAGCTCCTCCCCCGAATCCGACACCGCCCCGACGACCCGCCCGCGTTCGACGATCAGCCGGCGGATCGGCGTATCGGCGCGCACGGTCGGCTCCGC
This genomic interval from Gordonia sp. X0973 contains the following:
- the mftG gene encoding mycofactocin system GMC family oxidoreductase MftG is translated as MSPRADVLVVGAGSAGCAVASRLSRDRAVLLVEAGPAPDADTRRVDRLALGSRHDPGRFTRWFADDPPVMRGRAIGGSSVVNGGYFLRTSHDDFAGWGGPFTGAAIEAAYDELDGGAGPGGGTMSVSRPSDEDVPPVVRALEARWERAPAGPWPRPGVQRVPVNRRGGRRWTAADAYLSRPGAEPTVRADTPIRRLIVERGRVVGAVSDSGEELRAGEVILCAGTLGSAELLLRSGIVGGSLAVYEHREVLVRYRPQQPSASCPVLLPSVVHTADAEIRLYADDFARFIAGVPSSTPAVGVAQMYPAEAGELRLDGDRLRVRLAPIGPVGDAVEQVVGALSSPAMADFVVDGSVRVEPVVGTSQHGWGSLAMGERTDWLGGFDGVSGLRVVDGSILPKVGSGPHATIMMAALVIADALR